Proteins encoded together in one Peribacillus asahii window:
- the tnpA gene encoding IS200/IS605 family transposase, giving the protein MNKYRRTSTTVSLLNYHFVFCPRYRRKIFLQAEVEKRFKELVREVCEELQIQIVALECDKDHTHMFLNALPSLSPADMMEKIKGVTSRKLREECPHLRHLPSLWTRSYFVSTAGNVSSETIKRYVEQQKTRG; this is encoded by the coding sequence ATGAACAAATACAGAAGAACAAGCACAACCGTATCATTATTGAACTATCATTTTGTGTTTTGCCCTCGGTATAGAAGAAAGATTTTTCTGCAAGCAGAGGTGGAGAAACGCTTCAAAGAGTTAGTACGTGAAGTGTGTGAGGAACTGCAAATACAAATTGTCGCTCTTGAATGCGACAAAGACCATACGCATATGTTTCTCAATGCACTCCCATCATTAAGTCCTGCGGATATGATGGAAAAAATCAAAGGGGTGACTTCTAGGAAATTGCGTGAAGAGTGTCCACATCTTAGGCATTTGCCGAGTTTGTGGACACGCTCATACTTCGTTTCTACCGCAGGAAATGTATCGAGTGAAACGATAAAGCGTTATGTTGAACAACAAAAAACAAGGGGGTGA
- a CDS encoding carbon-nitrogen hydrolase family protein, with amino-acid sequence MSETDLSKYEKKIIIRNIQIEDIDEIIELGKVCFPNMEPWKREQLVSHIRIFPEGQFCVEYEDKIVGSCSSLIVNFEEYDDQHTWDVITDNGYITNHDPNGNNLYGIEVMVDPGYRRMKLGARLYEARKELAVRLNLQSIIIGGRIPNYHKHKNEMTAREYVAAVEKHSIYDPVLSFQLLQGFTIKRINTRYLPDDKASASMATLMEWNNVDYRPKNKRIYRTSFPVRICAVQYMMKKIDSFQDFNRQIEYYVDVAADFGSDFVVFPEIFTTQLLSFLEEKRPDQAVRRLATYTNQYIDLFTEFAVRYNINIIGGSHFVEENGDIYNVGFLFRRDGTIEKQSKLHITPNEKKWWGISEGNEIHVFDTDCGKIAIQISYDIEFPELARIAVDKGANIIFVPFCTEDRQGYLRVRYCAQARAIENQVYTCIAGTVGNLTHVENVDIQYAQSGIFSPSDFEFARDGIVGECDANIDTVVVGDVDLEKLRRSRNSGSLRQLRDRRRDLYRIEWNRID; translated from the coding sequence GTGTCAGAGACAGATTTGTCAAAATACGAGAAGAAAATAATCATTCGCAACATACAAATTGAAGACATTGATGAAATTATAGAGTTAGGGAAAGTTTGCTTCCCTAACATGGAGCCATGGAAGCGGGAGCAATTGGTAAGTCATATTCGAATTTTCCCCGAGGGTCAATTTTGCGTGGAATATGAGGATAAGATTGTAGGGTCCTGTTCAAGTTTAATCGTCAATTTTGAAGAATATGATGACCAGCACACATGGGACGTTATCACGGACAATGGGTATATCACGAATCACGATCCCAATGGGAACAATTTATATGGGATTGAAGTGATGGTCGATCCAGGATACCGGCGTATGAAACTAGGAGCCCGGCTTTACGAGGCGCGCAAGGAACTCGCTGTTCGATTAAATCTTCAAAGTATCATTATCGGCGGACGAATCCCAAATTACCACAAACACAAGAATGAAATGACGGCTCGTGAATATGTTGCAGCAGTTGAAAAGCACAGTATTTATGACCCCGTTTTGTCCTTTCAGCTTCTACAGGGGTTTACGATTAAACGTATCAACACAAGGTATCTGCCAGATGACAAAGCATCTGCTTCTATGGCTACCTTGATGGAATGGAACAACGTCGATTATCGTCCTAAGAATAAGCGAATTTATCGCACATCGTTCCCGGTTAGAATCTGTGCGGTTCAGTACATGATGAAAAAGATTGACTCGTTTCAGGATTTTAATCGGCAAATTGAATACTATGTCGACGTCGCGGCTGATTTCGGATCTGATTTTGTTGTATTTCCGGAGATATTTACAACCCAATTATTATCATTTCTCGAAGAAAAACGACCGGATCAGGCAGTTCGACGACTGGCAACCTATACAAATCAATATATCGATCTGTTTACGGAATTTGCAGTGCGATATAACATAAACATTATTGGCGGGTCACATTTCGTTGAAGAGAATGGGGATATCTACAATGTAGGTTTTCTATTCCGTCGCGACGGCACGATAGAAAAACAGTCTAAACTTCACATAACACCAAATGAAAAAAAGTGGTGGGGCATTTCAGAAGGCAACGAAATTCATGTGTTTGATACGGATTGCGGAAAGATTGCTATCCAAATTTCTTACGACATCGAGTTTCCAGAGCTCGCAAGGATTGCTGTTGATAAGGGTGCGAACATTATTTTTGTACCTTTTTGTACAGAGGATCGTCAGGGGTACCTCCGTGTTCGCTACTGTGCTCAGGCACGTGCGATTGAGAACCAAGTATATACTTGTATTGCTGGAACCGTGGGCAACTTAACACATGTTGAGAATGTGGATATTCAGTACGCGCAATCTGGAATTTTTTCGCCTTCCGATTTTGAATTTGCAAGGGATGGAATTGTAGGAGAATGTGATGCTAACATTGATACCGTCGTTGTTGGTGACGTTGACCTTGAGAAGCTGAGACGTTCTCGAAATTCTGGTTCGTTGCGCCAATTACGCGATCGACGACGTGATTTGTATCGCATTGAATGGAATAGAATAGATTAA
- a CDS encoding DUF554 domain-containing protein, protein MFGTIFNTMMIIMGSIIGSIFKKGIKDEYHEILMQAMGLAAMGLGINALVQHLPSSKYPVLFIVSLAIGGLLGEKLKLESRFNTLVNKYSKGNLAEGLSTAILLFCIGTLSILGPVEAALKGDYTYLLANGMLDGITSIVLASTFGIGIAFAGIVLFAWQGSIYLIAILMENSLSNDLLNEVTIVGGILILASGLSILGIKKCNTLNLLPSLMIPPIVFLIIHLAHL, encoded by the coding sequence ATGTTTGGAACAATATTTAATACTATGATGATCATAATGGGGAGCATTATTGGAAGCATTTTTAAGAAAGGGATAAAAGATGAATATCATGAAATCCTTATGCAGGCTATGGGATTAGCAGCTATGGGATTAGGAATTAATGCATTAGTACAGCATTTACCTTCCAGCAAATATCCAGTTCTTTTTATTGTAAGTTTAGCCATAGGGGGATTACTTGGTGAAAAACTTAAGTTGGAATCGAGATTTAATACGTTAGTTAATAAATATTCTAAGGGTAATTTAGCTGAAGGGTTATCAACTGCTATTTTATTATTTTGTATTGGGACATTATCTATTTTAGGTCCTGTAGAAGCAGCGTTAAAGGGAGATTATACGTATCTCCTTGCAAATGGTATGTTAGATGGCATTACTTCGATTGTTTTAGCCTCCACTTTTGGAATTGGAATAGCTTTTGCGGGCATAGTATTATTCGCATGGCAAGGTTCCATTTATTTAATTGCTATTTTAATGGAGAATTCCTTAAGTAATGATCTCCTGAATGAAGTAACTATTGTAGGAGGAATATTGATTTTAGCGTCAGGATTAAGTATTTTGGGAATCAAGAAATGTAATACTTTAAATCTTTTGCCCTCATTAATGATTCCTCCTATTGTATTTTTGATTATTCATTTAGCCCATTTATAA
- a CDS encoding tyrosine-type recombinase/integrase: MTKLVANFITVLYKKLIGLIKKSEVKKISIHGLRHTNAMLLMKQGINLKIVSERLGHANRNSEQI; the protein is encoded by the coding sequence ATAACCAAATTAGTAGCAAATTTCATCACAGTTCTTTATAAAAAGCTCATTGGATTAATTAAAAAATCAGAAGTAAAGAAAATATCTATTCATGGCTTACGACATACCAATGCAATGCTATTAATGAAACAAGGCATCAATCTCAAAATTGTCAGCGAACGTCTCGGTCATGCAAATAGAAACAGTGAGCAAATTTGA
- a CDS encoding RNA-guided endonuclease InsQ/TnpB family protein, with protein sequence MSQIITVKVKLLPTKEQATILQEMSREYIFTINILVSEMVKEKKSTKKSSKDISTNLPSAVKNQAIKDAKSVFKKAKKNKFSVVPVLKKPVCIWNNQNYSFDFLHISLPIMINGKAKKTPIRALLIDKENRNFGLLKHKLGTLRITQKSGKWIAQISVTIPTVEGTGLKVMGVDLGLKVPAVAVTDDERVLFFGNGRQNKYMKRKFRSERKALGKKKKLHAIRNSKDKEQRWMKDQDHKISRAIVNFAKDNKISVIRLEQLANIRQTARTSRKNEKNLHTWSFYRLSQFIEYKANLAGIKVEYVKPAYTSQMCPRCSAKNKAQDRKYTCECGFQKHRDVVGAMNIRYAPVVDGKSQSA encoded by the coding sequence ATGTCGCAAATCATCACAGTCAAAGTGAAACTGCTTCCAACAAAAGAACAGGCAACTATCTTGCAGGAAATGAGCAGGGAATATATCTTCACTATCAACATACTTGTATCTGAAATGGTTAAGGAAAAGAAAAGCACTAAAAAATCAAGCAAAGACATTTCTACCAATTTGCCGAGTGCGGTCAAGAACCAAGCCATCAAGGATGCAAAAAGTGTGTTTAAGAAAGCGAAGAAGAACAAGTTCTCTGTTGTTCCTGTTCTCAAGAAACCTGTCTGCATTTGGAACAATCAGAACTATTCGTTTGACTTCTTGCATATCTCACTCCCTATCATGATCAATGGAAAAGCGAAGAAAACACCGATTCGTGCTTTGTTGATTGATAAGGAAAACCGTAATTTTGGCTTGCTGAAACATAAATTAGGAACGCTCCGCATCACGCAAAAGTCTGGAAAATGGATAGCTCAAATCTCTGTCACGATTCCAACTGTGGAAGGTACAGGTCTAAAAGTTATGGGGGTGGACTTAGGTCTTAAAGTTCCTGCTGTTGCGGTAACAGATGATGAGCGTGTCCTTTTCTTTGGTAACGGTAGACAAAACAAATACATGAAGCGGAAGTTTCGCTCTGAACGCAAAGCATTAGGCAAAAAGAAAAAGCTACATGCAATTCGTAACTCAAAAGACAAAGAACAGCGTTGGATGAAAGACCAAGACCATAAAATAAGTCGTGCTATTGTAAATTTTGCAAAAGATAATAAAATCTCTGTCATTCGCTTAGAACAACTGGCGAACATCCGACAGACGGCAAGAACGAGCCGTAAAAACGAGAAAAATTTGCATACATGGTCATTCTATCGCCTGTCTCAATTCATTGAATATAAGGCAAATTTAGCTGGCATTAAAGTTGAATATGTGAAACCTGCTTATACAAGCCAAATGTGTCCAAGATGTTCCGCTAAGAACAAGGCACAAGACCGCAAATATACATGCGAATGTGGCTTTCAGAAGCATAGGGATGTAGTGGGTGCAATGAATATTCGATATGCACCTGTGGTTGATGGTAAAAGTCAATCAGCCTAA
- a CDS encoding IS3 family transposase codes for MDYYTNKRIKQKWAGMSPVQYRLHTSQLRINSNFLGTHQFNVLLLFHLELGHFYCSPIPVRFFDSKLSSNAHTSSVDTVFIN; via the coding sequence ATAGATTACTATACTAACAAACGTATAAAGCAAAAATGGGCGGGCATGAGTCCGGTTCAATACCGCCTTCACACCAGCCAATTACGTATAAACTCTAACTTTTTGGGGACACACCAGTTTAACGTCCTACTTCTCTTTCACCTTGAATTGGGACACTTCTACTGTTCTCCCATTCCAGTAAGATTCTTTGACTCAAAGTTATCGAGCAATGCACACACTTCATCTGTTGACACTGTGTTCATTAATTGA
- a CDS encoding RraA family protein, protein MSNIGFRVFEDIQRPSTELILGFAGMQAANIGDCMNKMAAIDSSIQKVNKQNLLGPAYTVKVPSGDNLLIFLAIERAQPGDILVIDGEGCMDRALVGEVLSKLAQSKKLGGFLIDGCIRDYEVLSQMDLPIFAKGRTPNGPYRNGPGEINVPVSIGGKVVCPGDIIIGDDDGVIVIKPEEAKELQQKVLELQNREAAILEKIETGKGLDLNWVYEKLNQKHCEFIKK, encoded by the coding sequence ATGTCAAATATAGGTTTTCGTGTTTTTGAAGACATTCAAAGACCATCAACGGAGTTAATTCTAGGTTTTGCAGGTATGCAAGCTGCCAACATTGGGGATTGCATGAATAAAATGGCTGCAATTGACTCATCTATTCAAAAAGTCAATAAACAAAATTTGCTTGGACCAGCCTATACCGTTAAAGTGCCAAGCGGGGATAATCTATTAATTTTTCTTGCTATTGAAAGAGCACAGCCGGGCGATATCCTTGTCATTGATGGAGAAGGATGTATGGATCGAGCACTAGTGGGAGAAGTTCTGTCGAAGCTTGCACAATCAAAAAAATTAGGTGGCTTCCTAATTGATGGTTGTATTAGGGATTACGAAGTATTAAGTCAAATGGACTTACCTATTTTTGCGAAAGGACGAACACCGAATGGTCCTTATAGAAATGGTCCTGGAGAGATAAATGTTCCTGTTAGTATTGGAGGAAAGGTTGTTTGTCCTGGAGATATCATCATAGGAGATGATGATGGTGTTATCGTTATAAAGCCGGAAGAGGCAAAAGAATTACAACAAAAAGTGTTAGAACTCCAGAATAGAGAAGCAGCTATCTTAGAAAAAATAGAAACAGGAAAAGGCTTAGATTTAAATTGGGTTTATGAAAAATTAAATCAAAAGCATTGTGAATTCATTAAAAAGTAA
- a CDS encoding LysR family transcriptional regulator, protein MDEQDWTILKVLYEKKNITKTAESLYLSQPSLTKKIQQIEKKYQVVIVKRGTKGVHFTPQGEYLVQCADEMLYRLQQIKDTVSNMSEEVSGTLRLGVSNYITRHKLPHLLKLFREQFPKVNYKVTTGWSKDVFNLVYNGDVHIGMVRGDYQWSGSKILLFEENLCVTSLEKIELGDLPALPRVEYETDVLLKTMIDNWWRGEFSQPPFIGMEVDKADTCKEMILNGLGYGILPSVLVQEHQNLNRIILKDRKGNPIVRRTWMLYPEKYLEIKVVKEFIEFVKKLDFKSTI, encoded by the coding sequence ATGGATGAGCAGGACTGGACAATCTTAAAGGTGCTTTACGAAAAAAAGAATATTACAAAAACGGCCGAGAGCTTATATCTATCCCAACCATCATTAACGAAAAAAATTCAACAAATAGAGAAAAAATATCAAGTAGTAATTGTCAAAAGAGGAACAAAAGGTGTTCACTTTACACCTCAAGGAGAATATTTAGTTCAATGTGCGGATGAAATGCTTTATCGCCTCCAACAGATTAAAGATACAGTATCTAATATGAGTGAAGAGGTTAGCGGAACCTTACGATTAGGAGTTTCTAATTACATAACAAGGCACAAGCTGCCACATCTTTTAAAGCTTTTTCGTGAACAGTTCCCAAAAGTAAATTACAAAGTTACAACGGGATGGAGCAAGGATGTATTTAATCTTGTATATAATGGGGATGTTCATATTGGGATGGTCCGTGGAGACTATCAGTGGTCAGGTTCAAAAATACTACTATTTGAAGAAAACCTCTGTGTAACATCATTAGAAAAAATTGAACTTGGTGACCTGCCAGCCCTACCGAGAGTTGAATATGAAACAGATGTGTTGCTCAAGACCATGATTGATAATTGGTGGCGTGGGGAATTTTCACAGCCGCCTTTTATCGGCATGGAAGTGGATAAAGCTGATACTTGCAAAGAAATGATATTGAACGGTTTGGGATACGGGATACTTCCGAGTGTTCTTGTACAGGAACATCAAAACCTTAATCGAATCATTCTAAAAGATAGAAAAGGGAATCCGATTGTAAGAAGAACTTGGATGTTGTATCCTGAGAAATATCTTGAAATCAAAGTAGTTAAAGAATTTATAGAATTTGTGAAAAAATTGGATTTTAAATCTACTATTTAG
- a CDS encoding AEC family transporter, with product MDVLFHITLNVIFPIFALIGVGALLHRRFKLDMRTLSKLNSYLLMPAVSFANVYESEIRGDTLLHILSFLVIQSLCLMIFSTGISKIAKFESGLSATFKNSVVLSNSGNFGLPVSQVVFHHNPLGLSIQVVVMIFQNLLTYTYGLFNSVSVDKAKFQAIKTFLKNPVLYAFLFGFFLHAVSIKIPEYIWTPIKNTSNAFLAIALITLGAQSAFLRITSFSLPLVLSLIGRLILSPCIAFFVILLLKLDGTTAQSLFIASSFPTSRNSSLFALEYGNHPEYAAQAVLLSTVFSMMTVTIVIFLAHLLFS from the coding sequence ATGGACGTTTTATTTCATATTACTTTGAACGTTATTTTTCCCATATTTGCACTTATTGGAGTTGGAGCACTTCTTCATAGAAGATTTAAATTAGACATGCGTACCTTATCTAAATTAAATTCATATTTACTAATGCCTGCTGTGAGTTTTGCCAATGTTTATGAGAGTGAAATTAGAGGAGATACGCTTCTGCATATTCTTAGTTTCCTTGTCATACAAAGTCTTTGTTTAATGATATTCAGTACAGGAATCTCTAAAATAGCGAAATTTGAGAGCGGTCTTTCAGCTACCTTTAAAAACAGTGTTGTATTAAGTAATTCGGGGAACTTTGGATTACCTGTCAGTCAGGTTGTTTTTCATCATAACCCTCTTGGACTATCGATACAAGTAGTCGTTATGATTTTTCAAAATCTATTAACTTATACTTATGGGTTATTTAATTCTGTTTCTGTTGATAAGGCAAAATTCCAGGCAATAAAAACGTTTTTGAAAAACCCTGTCTTATACGCCTTTTTGTTTGGTTTTTTTCTTCATGCAGTTTCTATAAAAATTCCAGAATACATATGGACCCCTATTAAAAATACTTCAAACGCATTTTTAGCTATAGCACTTATTACACTTGGTGCACAAAGTGCCTTCCTAAGAATAACAAGCTTTTCGCTGCCTTTAGTGCTAAGCCTTATTGGAAGGTTAATTCTTTCACCATGTATTGCGTTCTTCGTTATTTTACTATTAAAGTTGGACGGTACTACAGCACAGTCATTGTTTATTGCGAGCTCTTTTCCAACTTCAAGAAATAGTTCGCTGTTCGCACTTGAATATGGAAATCATCCTGAATATGCTGCGCAAGCAGTTTTATTGTCTACCGTATTCAGTATGATGACAGTAACCATAGTTATTTTTTTGGCCCATTTATTATTTTCTTAA
- a CDS encoding Crp/Fnr family transcriptional regulator, which translates to MDKIKYLSRINLFHDLDIEELQQMESIAPITVTKKGTLITSPNKSQKRLYLIKWGKVRMYTISNNGKELTIDVLGSGHIFGEISLFAPGSHLIYTKAIEDSVICSIDKVQFEQIIMEKPDIALKIIKILSTRLKEMEEMMEQMAYGSVRNKLLFLLNRLSEKFGEPLNEHAGGETEWIQLGVKVTHQELASMMGSIRETVTELLNELISEGVVNRTSTRGFFIIHLKRLKETIENTI; encoded by the coding sequence GTGGATAAAATTAAATACTTATCGAGAATCAATTTATTCCATGATTTGGACATAGAAGAACTACAACAAATGGAATCCATTGCTCCAATCACTGTAACTAAGAAAGGCACTTTAATTACCTCTCCCAACAAGAGTCAAAAACGACTGTATTTAATAAAATGGGGAAAAGTCCGTATGTACACCATATCTAACAACGGAAAAGAACTTACGATTGATGTATTAGGATCGGGACATATATTTGGGGAAATTAGCCTTTTTGCCCCTGGGTCCCACCTTATATACACTAAAGCTATAGAGGATTCTGTTATTTGTTCAATAGACAAGGTCCAGTTTGAACAAATTATAATGGAAAAACCAGATATTGCATTAAAGATAATAAAAATTCTCTCCACTCGTTTGAAGGAAATGGAAGAAATGATGGAGCAAATGGCATATGGGAGCGTACGAAACAAGCTACTTTTTTTATTAAACAGATTATCAGAAAAATTTGGGGAACCTTTAAACGAGCATGCTGGTGGTGAAACTGAGTGGATTCAATTAGGGGTAAAGGTTACACACCAAGAGTTGGCTAGCATGATGGGAAGCATTCGTGAAACCGTAACAGAGTTATTAAACGAGTTAATTTCTGAAGGAGTAGTAAACAGAACAAGTACTCGCGGTTTTTTTATCATTCATCTTAAACGATTAAAGGAAACTATAGAGAATACTATATAA
- a CDS encoding DUF445 domain-containing protein, translated as MSTKTKSSKKIARYSLIIMGVGYIATMPFEGSLWSGLLHGGFEAGLVGGLADWFAVTALFRRPLGLPIPHTALLPNNRKRMSNALVSVVKNDWISKESIQEKVKHIPFTEKLIAIIAEQMQTDSFRKGLIQLIKKLIRYIDVEKLTPFIKKQITSTLANVEMRKFLQVISSQLINEQVDKKALDHILKKAEAWLRKEQTSHRLGTVSMNIINKIEADGMLQFVLKSIQGLLNEEKLGNIVQNLLLSVVNSLKHEGEANREALLLYIRKELQGINDNKELVESIGKWKNQLLAKWEPDQTITESLQQIQEKALVFVEDKDFMDTYLIPLMNRILDNIQENNTNIDHWIQKQIAVLVENNHSQIGNLVQENLDKLDNETLVDMIENNVGKELQWIRVNGAVCGFVIGIFLTGVQALFRLV; from the coding sequence ATGTCAACTAAAACAAAATCGTCAAAAAAAATTGCTAGATATTCACTAATTATTATGGGGGTAGGTTATATTGCTACCATGCCGTTTGAAGGTTCATTGTGGAGTGGTTTATTACACGGAGGTTTTGAAGCTGGGCTTGTTGGTGGATTAGCCGATTGGTTTGCAGTTACTGCACTATTTCGCCGCCCGCTTGGATTACCCATCCCCCATACAGCTTTACTGCCCAATAATCGTAAAAGAATGTCAAATGCACTTGTTTCGGTAGTAAAAAATGACTGGATTTCTAAGGAAAGCATCCAAGAAAAAGTAAAACACATTCCTTTTACAGAAAAGCTAATCGCCATCATAGCTGAACAGATGCAAACAGATTCTTTTAGAAAAGGTCTTATTCAACTAATCAAGAAACTGATTCGTTACATAGACGTTGAAAAGCTTACACCTTTCATTAAAAAACAAATAACATCGACGCTTGCTAACGTTGAAATGAGAAAATTTCTTCAAGTCATAAGCTCACAGCTAATTAATGAACAGGTTGATAAGAAAGCTCTGGATCATATTTTGAAAAAAGCTGAGGCTTGGTTAAGAAAAGAACAGACTAGTCACCGGTTAGGTACTGTTTCTATGAATATAATCAACAAGATTGAAGCAGATGGCATGCTGCAGTTTGTTCTTAAGTCTATTCAAGGTTTACTGAACGAGGAAAAACTCGGCAATATTGTGCAAAACCTATTACTAAGTGTGGTCAATAGTTTGAAACACGAGGGTGAAGCGAATCGAGAAGCTTTACTCTTATATATCCGGAAAGAGTTACAAGGTATAAATGATAACAAGGAGCTAGTAGAGAGCATTGGAAAATGGAAAAATCAACTTCTAGCGAAATGGGAGCCTGATCAAACAATAACGGAAAGTCTGCAACAAATTCAAGAAAAAGCATTAGTTTTCGTAGAAGATAAAGATTTTATGGATACTTATCTTATTCCATTGATGAACCGCATACTAGACAACATCCAAGAAAATAACACCAACATTGATCATTGGATACAAAAACAAATAGCCGTGCTCGTTGAAAATAATCATTCACAAATTGGCAATCTTGTACAAGAAAATTTAGATAAGCTAGACAATGAAACACTTGTTGATATGATAGAAAACAATGTAGGAAAAGAGCTACAATGGATTCGTGTTAACGGAGCAGTTTGTGGTTTTGTAATAGGGATTTTCCTAACAGGTGTACAAGCTCTGTTTAGACTAGTATAG
- a CDS encoding tRNA dihydrouridine synthase, protein MIDNFWRDLPRPFFILAPMEDVTDVVFRHVVSEAARPDVFFTEFTNSESYCHPEGIRSVRGRLTFTEDEQPIVAHIWGDKPENFRQMSIGMAKLGFKGVDINMGCPVPNVTQHGKGSGLIRRPEVAADLIQAAKAGGLPVSVKTRLGYTEVDEWRDWLTHILKQDIMNLSIHLRTRKEMSKVDAHWELIPEIKKLRDEVAPDTLLTINGDIPDRQTGLKLAQQYGIDGVMIGRGIFNNPFAFEKEPKDHSSKELLDLLRLHLDLHDKYSELELRSFKALHRFFKIYVKGFRGASELRNQLMNTVSTDEVCALLDNFESKNLTGMGEQ, encoded by the coding sequence ATGATAGATAATTTTTGGCGTGATTTACCACGACCTTTTTTTATACTGGCACCAATGGAAGATGTGACGGATGTTGTTTTTCGTCATGTAGTGAGTGAAGCAGCTAGACCGGATGTGTTTTTTACAGAGTTTACAAACTCGGAGAGCTATTGTCACCCAGAGGGGATCCGCAGTGTGCGTGGGCGTTTGACTTTTACAGAGGATGAACAACCAATTGTAGCTCATATATGGGGCGATAAACCTGAAAACTTTCGGCAAATGAGTATTGGTATGGCGAAACTTGGGTTTAAGGGAGTGGATATCAATATGGGCTGTCCTGTACCTAATGTGACACAGCATGGGAAGGGAAGCGGCCTTATCCGTCGTCCGGAAGTTGCAGCAGATTTAATACAAGCAGCAAAAGCAGGAGGATTGCCCGTAAGTGTAAAGACAAGGCTTGGTTACACGGAGGTAGACGAATGGCGCGACTGGCTGACACACATATTGAAACAAGACATTATGAATCTTTCCATTCATCTGCGTACAAGAAAGGAAATGAGCAAAGTAGATGCTCATTGGGAACTAATCCCGGAGATTAAGAAACTTCGTGACGAGGTGGCACCGGATACACTCTTGACGATCAATGGGGATATCCCTGACCGTCAGACTGGCTTAAAGCTTGCTCAACAATACGGTATTGATGGGGTTATGATTGGGCGTGGTATTTTCAATAATCCATTTGCCTTTGAAAAAGAGCCGAAAGATCATAGTAGTAAGGAATTACTTGATCTCTTAAGGTTGCATCTGGATCTCCATGATAAATATTCAGAATTAGAGCTGCGTTCGTTCAAGGCTCTTCATCGCTTTTTTAAGATTTATGTCAAAGGATTCCGAGGGGCGAGTGAATTAAGAAATCAATTAATGAACACAGTGTCAACAGATGAAGTGTGTGCATTGCTCGATAACTTTGAGTCAAAGAATCTTACTGGAATGGGAGAACAGTAG